The following coding sequences are from one Gossypium raimondii isolate GPD5lz chromosome 4, ASM2569854v1, whole genome shotgun sequence window:
- the LOC105784778 gene encoding senescence-specific cysteine protease SAG39 has protein sequence MASKNQLHHHFTCLALLIFILGICEATSRAALEDASMYERHQQWMVQFGRVYMDTNERQKRFQIFKQNVARIDSFNAANNKPYKLGVNQFADLTNQEFTASRNGFKGHMCSNTATTFKYENATALPSTVDWRKKGAVTPIKDQGQCGCCWAFSAVAAMEGVTKLTTGKLISLSEQELVDCDTKGEDQGCEGGLMDDAFQFIEKNKGLTTESIYPYKGVDGTCNTNEEANHAAKINGFEDVPANSEDALQKAVANQPVSVAIDAGGFDFQFYSGGVFTGSCGTDLDHGVTAVGYGEDGGTKYWLVKNSWGSSWGEEGYIRMQRDVDAKEGLCGIAMQASYPTA, from the exons ATGGCTTCCAAAAACCAGCTGCATCATCATTTCACTTGTTTGGCCTTACTAATCTTCATATTGGGTATATGTGAAGCCACATCCCGCGCTGCTCTTGAAGATGCATCCATGTACGAGAGGCATCAACAATGGATGGTCCAATTCGGACGAGTTTACATGGACACCAACGAGAGGCAAAAGCGTTTCCagattttcaaacaaaatgtgGCACGCATCGACTCTTTCAATGCTGCCAACAACAAGCCGTACAAGCTCGGTGTGAACCAATTTGCAGATCTAACCAACCAAGAGTTCACTGCTTCTCGAAATGGGTTCAAGGGCCATATGTGTTCCAACACGGCTACCACTTTCAAATACGAGAACGCCACCGCATTGCCTTCTACTGTGGATTGGAGAAAGAAAGGAGCTGTTACACCTATCAAGGACCAAGGCCAATGCG GATGCTGTTGGGCGTTCTCGGCCGTGGCAGCCATGGAAGGGGTTACTAAGCTGACAACAGGAAAGTTAATTTCCTTGTCCGAGCAGGAGCTGGTGGACTGTGACACCAAGGGTGAGGATCAAGGCTGCGAAGGTGGTCTAATGGACGATGCATTccaattcatcgagaagaacaAAGGCCTAACAACCGAATCCATTTACCCCTACAAGGGAGTCGACGGTACATGCAATACCAACGAAGAAGCCAACCATGCGGCTAAGATAAATGGGTTTGAAGATGTGCCTGCCAATAGTGAAGATGCATTGCAGAAGGCCGTTGCCAACCAACCTGTTTCTGTTGCCATCGATGCCGGGGGGTTCGACTTCCAGTTCTACTCGGGTGGTGTGTTTACGGGAAGTTGTGGCACCGATCTGGACCACGGAGTGACGGCTGTTGGATATGGAGAGGATGGTGGGACTAAGTATTGGTTGGTGAAGAACTCTTGGGGCAGTAGCTGGGGTGAAGAAGGCTACATTAGGATGCAAAGAGATGTGGATGCAAAGGAAGGCCTTTGTGGCATTGCAATGCAAGCATCCTACCCTACTGCATAA
- the LOC105779897 gene encoding V-type proton ATPase subunit D — protein sequence MSGQSQRLNVVPTVTMLGIMKARLVGATRGHALLKKKSDALTVQFRQILKKIVSTKESMGEIMKTSSFSLTEAKYVAGENIKHVVLENVQNASLKVRSRQENVAGVKLPKFEYFTEGETKNDLTGLARGGQQVQQCRAAYVKAIEVLVELASLQTSFLTLDEAIKTTNRRVNALENVVKPRLENTISYIKGELDELEREDFFRLKKIQGYKKREIERQLAEAKLFAEEQVAEKVSLRKGVSINSAHNMLSAAREKDEDIIF from the coding sequence ATGTCCGGTCAATCCCAGCGCTTGAATGTGGTTCCAACTGTTACAATGCTTGGAATCATGAAAGCTCGGCTTGTGGGTGCTACAAGAGGTCATGCACTTCTCAAGAAAAAGAGTGATGCCCTTACTGTACAATTTCGTCAGATTCTTAAGAAGATAGTATCTACAAAAGAATCAATGGGAGAGATTATGAAAACCTCTTCATTTTCCCTAACTGAGGCCAAGTATGTTGCTGGTGAGAACATCAAGCATGTTGTCCTTGAGAATGTTCAAAATGCTTCTCTTAAAGTTCGATCCCGACAAGAGAATGTTGCTGGAGTGAAACTTCCCAAGTTTGAGTATTTCACTGAAGGTGAGACCAAGAATGATCTGACTGGTTTGGCCAGAGGTGGGCAACAGGTCCAACAGTGTCGTGCTGCTTATGTGAAAGCTATTGAGGTTCTAGTTGAGCTTGCTTCTCTTCAGACATCATTCTTGACACTTGACGAGGCAATCAAGACTACAAATCGCAGGGTTAATGCTTTGGAGAATGTTGTGAAGCCAAGGTTGGAGAATACCATAAGTTACATCAAGGGAGAGTTGGATGAGCTTGAAAGGGAGGATTTCTTCAGGTTAAAGAAGATACAAGGTTATAAGAAGAGGGAGATAGAGAGACAGCTTGCAGAGGCCAAGCTGTTTGCTGAGGAACAGGTTGCAGAGAAGGTTTCCTTGAGAAAAGGGGTCTCTATAAATTCAGCTCACAATATGCTATCTGCAGCCAGGGAGAAGGATGAAGATATTATTTTCTAG